The Chamaesiphon minutus PCC 6605 DNA window AAAAATTTGCGCGGCGGGTAGCAGCAGAAATCGCTCTACCGATCGAGTATGTAGACGAACGCTTGACGTCTTATGCAGCCGAACAAATTATGAAAGATGCCAATATCTCAATATCTCGAAACAAAGCGACGATCGATCGGATTGCGGCGGCAGTGATTTTACAGCAGTGGCTCGAAGAGAGGCATGTTAACTGAAGAGGGTAAAGTAGCATTAAGATCGTATGTGGCTGAAATTAGTAAGATTTCTGAGAACCCATTAGGATTAAAACCGATCCTATTATTTAAAAAGTATCAACTCGACGACTACTCAACCTTGCGCAGTGTCTCTAACACCATCAACTTATTAGAAGCTGAAGATTTATTAAATCTCGATGCTTTATTACTATTAGTGATGGTCAAGTACGATGTCTTCGAAAAATTAGGCCCGATCGTCGGTATTGCTGAGCAGTACAATCGACCGGAAACCTATAGTAAAATGTTGCAATATATTGGTCTAAAATCTCGTCACGAAGTTTCTTATCAAAAATTTCAAGAATTTTTATTGTTACTCAAGCAATGGGAAACTCATTATAAGACGATCGTCAATGTACGCAATAAGTATTCAGAGAAAGATTATCAACTTCCTAAAGAATTTGGTACCGAACCACCAGGATTTGGACTATATCAAAAATACAAAGATAGTTTTCATCTAATTGCCGAGCCAGCCGTAACACGCGCCGTGACTGCTGAGGTAGCACAAAACGAATCAGAGTCACCGATATTAACTGGCGTTAGTTAAAACTGTTCGATAGCTAGAGCGCGCTCTGGCTCTAACGATCGGGCTAGCACGATCTATTCACCCGCAGCAGCCCGATCTCATCCCAACTGACAGTGCGCCTCGCCCCCTAGCTCGATCCAACCGCGAATCAATCCAGAGGTGGACTGAGCCGCCGCACATCGCCCCGACGCATCGATGACGATCGCGCCACCCTCGCCATTGACCTTGGCTACCAAATAATCGATTCCCGCCTGCGCCGCAGCCTGGGCATCCAGCCCCCGAAACTGCACGAAATCAGAAATTGTTTTGGCAAACACCGTCCGCAAAAACTGCTCGCCATAGCCCGTTGCCGACACCGCACAAGTGTCATTATCGGCAAATACTCCCGCCCCGACGATCGGTGTGTCGCCCACCCGACCCCAGCGTTTATTTACCAATCCACCCGTAGACGTCGCCGCTGCCAGATTGCCGTGTAAGTCGCGCGCTACAGCCCCGATCGTACCTAGCTTTTGAGACGGCTTAATCCGCTCGTGGTCTAGCGTCATCCGTCCTGCTACTTGTGCCTCAGCTAATTGTTTAATCCGAGCTTCCGTGATGAAATAATCGTCAGGATAAGTTTCGATCGCGCAAAATTTGGCAAATTCCAACGCACCATCGCCCATCAGCAGTACGTGTTCGCCATGCTCTAACACACGCCGCGCTAGAGAGATCGGATTTTTGATACTTCTGAGGCAAGCCACCGCTCCCGCTCGCAGATCGCGCCCATCCATCAGGGCGGCATCCATTTCCACTTTACCATCGGCATTAAGTACCGAGCCGCGTCCGGCGTTATAGAGTCGATCGTCTTCCAGCAGACTCGCGCAATATTCCACCACATCCAAGGCACTATCGCCGCTCTCTAACCGTTGGCGACCCCGTTCTAAAATTGCGGTAATACTCTCTCTAAATGTCGCTTCGCTGGCTTCATGTTTGAGATCTTCTAGGGCACCAGCACCGCCATGAATCATCAGGGAATAAGAGTTGGACATGGTTATCGTAGTTGCAAGTTAAGTTTTTTCAGTCGCAGCGCACTAATACTGTAGGCGATCGCGCGCTCGATTCGCCCACTCTAAGGTTAAAGTGCGTTTCTAGGTCAATTTCTCCATATAGAAAAACTCTGGCGTTGCTTCAGTCACACTAAATCCGAGTCGTTCGTAGAAACTTTTGGCTGTCAATCCAGCCATGACGTGTAGACGCACTGGCATCTTTGACTGTGATGCCTCAGCAATTAGGTTTTCTAGTAAAGCCGTTCCAATCCCCATCCGTTGATATTCCGGCAAAAGATAAATTTGTGCTAGTTGAATGTGTGTCGGATGTCGATCGACTACAAACACGCCCACAGCAATGTCCGCAATTAGAACGATCTGCGCGTTGGGGTCGCTACTCTTTTCCACTGCTTCACGCCGAACTCGATCTTCATCCCATCTACCCCAAGTATTAATAATAAACTCGCGCATGGTGAGATCGATAACGCTGTAGAAAAGTGGTGCATCATCAATACTCGATCGACGGAGCATGAAAGTTGGTGAGGTCTTCATCCACAATTTTAAAGATGAGATCGATTCAGCTATTGCAACAATACATCTGCGGGGATACCCCAGTGACGATGCAGCACGCAAATCATCGTGGTTGGCGTACTGCAATGACTTCGGCTACCAAAGAACTGCAATGAACCCGACTTCTTCAAAAACGTCAGGTTTGGATTCTAGCTGGGCATTAGCTCATCTAAGATCCGAAAGCAAATGTGATTGATCGCCAGATCGCCCATGGAGAGATGCTCTGGCTTGTCGATCGCTTTCATTTTTTCAAACGAGATTCCCTTACCGATTTCGGTGTGATACCAGGCTAGACCCATGAAAAAACGTTGGGGATAGGGGCCGCGTTCGATCGTGTCGTCCATATTCGATTCCATTGGTAGCCAGCCAATTCCAGGGATATAGAACTCTAGCCAGACATGGTTAAAATCGGGTTGAAGCGGCACTTGGCGACGATCTGGGTAGGGGGGGCATTTATACCGTCCGATCGTCCGACAGGCAATGCCATTGAGGCGCGCTAGGGCGAGTAAGACGCCGACATATTCGCCACAGGAGCCGACGCCTCTTGCTAGGGCGATATCGGGAGTGTCGATCTTGGGCTGGATGCCATAGGATAGTCGATCGTAAACATAGTTCCGAATTTTGAGCATCTTGCGTAGCACATTTGTCTCTGTACCGACGGCTTCCTTGGCCGCCTGAATCATGGTATCGGTGTCCATGGCTAAATCGTCGTCATCGACTAAATAGAGCTGTGCTAGCTCGGCAGGGAGGGTGAGGCGATCGTCGATATCGTCGGGAGAGAGGGAATATTTCAGACCGTACATTTCGATGA harbors:
- a CDS encoding isoaspartyl peptidase/L-asparaginase family protein, which gives rise to MSNSYSLMIHGGAGALEDLKHEASEATFRESITAILERGRQRLESGDSALDVVEYCASLLEDDRLYNAGRGSVLNADGKVEMDAALMDGRDLRAGAVACLRSIKNPISLARRVLEHGEHVLLMGDGALEFAKFCAIETYPDDYFITEARIKQLAEAQVAGRMTLDHERIKPSQKLGTIGAVARDLHGNLAAATSTGGLVNKRWGRVGDTPIVGAGVFADNDTCAVSATGYGEQFLRTVFAKTISDFVQFRGLDAQAAAQAGIDYLVAKVNGEGGAIVIDASGRCAAAQSTSGLIRGWIELGGEAHCQLG
- a CDS encoding GNAT family N-acetyltransferase, which gives rise to MKTSPTFMLRRSSIDDAPLFYSVIDLTMREFIINTWGRWDEDRVRREAVEKSSDPNAQIVLIADIAVGVFVVDRHPTHIQLAQIYLLPEYQRMGIGTALLENLIAEASQSKMPVRLHVMAGLTAKSFYERLGFSVTEATPEFFYMEKLT